The genomic region tcgaaatgaaagccacttttgaaataccaggtcttagttactgaacaactagaaaacaatggtatggccgactgaagtaatcccctcttgatggaacaataccctctgcttgcaaacaggtccaagggtcagagcagaccctactagctcagcagaaggggtccaaagagtagtttttagaagttaagatgtaacactctatggtaatataagaactcttataggctgtatgtaaatgctataggatttgtatcttgtattagattggttagtgacaattagaatattcagtgcagaagatgatttattgtattgtaaccaggacttcagacattctcattctcattctcacttctattcattctctcttctattcattcctctcttccacttctactcttgctcctactctctctctctctctctctctcacccgttcactctcttgctctcttgggcctgctcagagctgagtctaccagctctgagcagtgccccaatacccacgccctttacaataaaccggctgtgtcccaagacctgcctatagagatctcttgtctccatccgtcaccgtctacgtccggccgtcccgactggacccccagaacccccacaACCTACAGACCCTAAATCTTGTGAGGAGCAAATCTAATGAAGCGCAAAGAGTCCCTCCTAGGTCCTTAAATCTGGCCATGCATTCTGTGAGGCACAGGCAAGAGGAAGGTGAAGAGGAAAGGAACAGTAAGGAGGTTCTCACCTCACCTCTCTGCATGCAAAGCTCATCTGTGTGGCACTTACCCAAGTGTAAGGGAGTGTTGCCCAGCCCATCTCTCTGGTTCGGGTCAGCCCCATGGTCCAGAAGCAGTTGGACtagaaacaagaaaacagaacCACATCAGTCCCTTCCCTTTGCCCCACAGGTCAGGCCCACACAGGCCACAGGCCCATGTGGCAGTCACCAGGCTGCCTTATGGATGCTTCTGTTCAGCTCATCAGCTTCCTTACAGAGACAGGGATAGGAGTTTGCACAGCAATGCAGAAGGACGCAGCACAAAGCCAGGCAGTGCCActgcctctgggctccctgatGCAAAGAACTGGGAGGAGGGACACCCTTCCCTCTGCACCAGTACAGCCCTAGAACTGGGAGGTCTTGCTCCCACTCCAGCAGGCAGACATGGCAAGCCCTGGGGCCAGAGTTGGCAATTTTGAcacaaaaggaacagaaaagagcAACCTCTGACAAGTTGCTGAATCAAAATAAAGAACTCCCCCCGCCTCACCGATGTGATCGTTGCCATTGCAGGAGGCAAAGTGCAGGGCTGTCCGGCCTTTGTCGTCCGCAGCACACGGGTCAGTTCCATCCTCCAAGAGTTGCTGcactgacagaaccaaggagaagaaagcaggTAAGCTGAAGGGGCACCTGATCAGAGAGAGGTAATGCTATCTGCTCCTCTGGGGGTAGAAACACATGCTGTCAGCTGCTGAGTCACCTGGACTTGAACCAGTTCCCACCAGCTTCCCAGCTCAGCAGAACCAGCCTAAGCAACATAACCTCCACCCTCTGATTCAGCCTTCACCACCTTCCACATATTGCCATAAAAGATAAGCCAACAGCTCTAATGGCTAAGGATCCACCTAGCCAAATTTTCAAGCTCCAAGGACAATTAGCAGCAAATGCCTAGAGAATATTAAATGATAGGAAAGATGTGGGGCTAACTCTCGGTTTTAGCTGCATCTCAGGCACTTCCCAAGCTAGAATTAGCATCCTGTGCTTACTACCCCTCCATGGGCCTTCCCCATGGATTTGCACGGTCCTTTTCTGCACCTGTGTAAACTTTTCACACCAACATGGACCGGTGGTCAGAAGTTTCACAGTGTAACCACAGGTAGTGAGAAAAGCCACTTCTTCACACCTGTTTTGACTATGCCCCTTCCTAACCAATGGTGGCAACAGTTTGGGAAGCAGACAGGCGAGTGCACCAACCTGCCAAGAGCAGTGCAAAGAGATCAGTAAAGGGTGGAAAGATTAGGGGCATAAAAATAGCACCAACAGCAGCATGTGTTAAGGGCAACTGTAAGGGCTGTTACTCCTGTTGTTTTGAAATCATCCTGATATACTAACTGGTGTGTAAAATAAAGCTCATTCCACAGATGTTAAAAATGCTCACAGGTTCACTATATTTTGTGATCTCTAAACAGCATATTCTACAACAGTTAACAGTGGTTCAGGCCACTGAAAGTCACCATTCATCTCAGCTTCCAGAAATTGTACTATAGCCATCTTTGAACTTCTTCCTGTACACCTCCTACTTCAAGTGTGGTACAGAACTGAAAGGAACACCTGAAAAGATGGACGTGGCATTAACATGGAATGTTTCATACCCCAGAAGAAAGACAGGGAGACTGACAGTGCCCCAGTGAGAACAATTAATGGGAATACTTTAGCTAGTCTTCCCCTGAACCAAGTAGGAATGACATAACCTCTCacacccagtgccaccacagGAAACAGCAAAGATGTTTACTTgttgatgaaaaagaaattcatcATAGCACACTTCCTCAGGTTTCAGAGTAAACAAAACACAAGAGGTAAACACAGGAACCTGTCTATCAAATCCAAGCTGGACTGAAACCAAGACTTCCATTAAGCTGCATTTGTTCATCTTCCTGTTGGAAGTGATATAACTTTTTAGTAATTTTAGCTAGTGGTTTTAATTAACTTTGAAATTGTTTTTGTCAATCATAATCTATATATATTAATTATAAATAGTGTGTGAATATAAATTATTCTTAGCCAGCATTTAGCAAAGTTGTCATAAGGTACTTCTGTAGGAACACAGATTGCAAAAACTACTGAAACTTTAACTTCTGATAAACTAACTCTGATATGCTTCAATGAGCAAAACCAGAGAAAGATGTACTGTTGAGGTTGGACATCCGGAATGTAGAATTTATGGATCACAAAGACATTGCAGAAACCAGAAGATAAAGAAGGGACTAACAAAGACTCAGTGTATGTGTTGGAAAGTCCCTACCAGAGGAAAAAGATACTAAAAAGACTAAAAAATATGGACTAACTAGCGTGAGAAGCGAGAAATCAATAACCAATAGAGGACAGAATACTAATTAATGAAAGTGAACTATGTGATTTAGAACCATGAatgttaatttctttgtttgctaaaaATGTGTGAACAAGTGAAAAAGTTTTATATCTATGTCTGTGTGGAAGCTGGAATTTTGGTACCCACACAAACCTCTCCTGGCCAACAGCAAAGTAACACCTTACTCACTAACACTAAAAAGACAGTGTTAGAGAGTTTTATTTACCCTAATAATTTCAGAGGATTTGGTAACAATTTACTGGTGACCCAGGTGAGACAACACGTTTGACACTCCACAGATTTACAGATCAAGGACTTGGGTGGACactgaaaggctttttttcagggaaatttTTCGATCTCCTGATCCAGGTGAGTTCAAGGCAAAAAACCCTGAGAGTTTATTAAGACATTACTGAAGGTTTAAAAAGGTATACCTAATCATAAGCTTGCACTCTCTAACATAATTGGGTTAAGAAAGTGATGATATAATTGGctattttctattaaaagtaACTGTAAAACTCTATAAGTGAATATTAATGGAATTGTGTTTGTGTCCCACTGCCTAGTTGGAAAGCTGTAGTTGTAAAACTATGTAAGGGTCTATCAAAAGGTGTGGTTGGAGTCCTCACTCTCTGCTTTGCACACTTAGTCAGACACAGTGCTGCTTGCACAAAGAGCCACGCTATGGAAAGGTTTTGCCCAGATATTTCTGTGCTTAATAAAGTCTATGGTATGTGTTAGTGCTGGAAAAGGAGAGTGTGTGGTAATGTGAGCGTGCTAGAAGTATAAATTGAGTTTGTATGAAAATCCATTTGCTCTAAGAGTGTTGAAGCCATTGTATGTTTACTGTGATTTTTACGGTATTTGGTGTGTACTGTTTGGTTTTCAGCAATATAAATTGTTAAAGCAAAGATTGTTTGCTCAGAGCTCTCTCCTCGGCGTTAGCACAGCGGCTGCTACTGTTTCAGTGACCGGAATTGTATTTGTGTGCATAGAGCGCTCTCTCGTGTCGGTTTTAGTGATTGctggaatttttatttactaCGGGTTTTTCTGCTCGAACTCGGGAAGAGGGGCAATACCCAAATGTTCACCTTTAGGTTGTATTTCGTAGCACTGGAAAAAGCTTAAAAGCGATTCTCTAACTCGGAAACAGTTAACAGAATATTGTGTTCTCTGGTGGACAGATTATCTGTTAGACAATCAAGAAAAATGGCCAGTTCATGgtattttacaggaaaatggTATTTTACAGTTGCTGTTATATTGCCAAAAGCAAGAGAAATGTAATGACATACCATACATAGTACCTCAAGCAGTGATGAGACAAGCAGCCAAAGATAAACACAGAGGATCACACTGGGGAGCATAAACTATTACAGCTCACCTGAAGCATCAAGTAATTAGTGTAAAAATACCAGGAATCAAAAGTGTAGTCAGTATGTGTAAAATACGTTTGCAAAGCAATCCACAGCCCTACAAAAGACCTCCTTTAGGGACTAGAAAAAGAGGGAACTCTCCTGGAGTTTATAGGCAAATAGACTTTTCTGAGTTACCTTGACAAGAGGGATATTGACACCTATTGGTTTTAACTGATGCATTCTCTGGATAGCCTGAAGTTTCTCCCTGTTGCACCAACACAGCAAGAGAAGTTACCAAgatattgttaaaaaaaataacatcctGATTTGGAACTTTGTTGGGAATGAATCCATGGTATCTATGCTATCTTACAACAAGACACAAGTGAAATTTGTGCATTTGAATGCCTTAAGTTTTGCTAGATACCCAATGATTTAAGTGGAAGTAATCTTAAAGGAAAATTAGGATCACTTCCAAAGGGGGGAATTGTTGGAAATGACAGAACTTTTTAGTAATTCTAGTTAATCGTTTTAATtaccttttaaattaattgctTAGTCATAatcaatatatatatatatatattactcTTAGCCAGCATCTAGCAAAATTGTCATGAAGTTACTTTTGTGGGAACACAGATTGCGAAAACTACTGAAACTTTAAGTTTTGATAAACTAACTCTCATATGCTTCAATTAACAAAGCCTGAGAGACAAAGATGTATTGTTGAGGTTGGACATCTGGAATGTAGAATTTATGGACCACAAGGACATTTTGCAGAAACCAGAAGAAGGTAAGAGTCTAGCTCTGGCCCTGGTTCTGATCTACTGGGTCACGCTGCCTCATCATACAGGATATGGCTTAGATAATCATAACTTTTCCACCTAAATCAAAACATTATTCTCTTGCTGCTAACAACTGGACAAAAGTACATACCAAAACAGCTGAGATGGTGCAGTGCTAATTTAGCTCCAGGAAGATGGAAAACTAACACTATGAACCACGTGCAGTGAAAAAGTGAACACTATAACCAGTTCCACTCTGCTGAGAGAACAGACCCAGGCttcaaaaaagcattttctagaTCTGAAGCATCTAAAGCACCCTGTCCACAAACTTACATGCAGCCACTTCCTCCTCCCCTGAAGTAAGAGTCCTTGATATGCTACCCTTCCAAAAAGAGGTCCCAAGTGGGACTGACAGAAGCCTTACCTGTGTCCAAATCATTGCTGTTGGCAGCTTCACGCAGTCTTTTCAGAGCTacggaggaaaaaaagcaattattagAAGGCACGGAGGAAAAAGGCACGTTTCCCTACTGAAACATCCCATCCTGGCGCTCGAGCACAGGTGCGGGGCCAAAGCACGCTGCCGCTGGCTCAGTCCAGAGAAGAGGAAACAGATCAAGGCACCAGGTAAGAATCGTTCTCGTCACCTCCCGAAGCCGTCCGCGGGCCCGCCCGCTCCTCACGGGCACCCTCCCCTGGCAGGACCGGGGATGCCTTCCCAAGCCGCCCACCGAACAGATCCGACCTCCCTCCCAAAGCCCCGTGAGGAGCCGGCCGAAGGAGGGGCTGTTCCGGAGTGGGACAGTGGCTCCTCGCCGCTCACCGTGGGCCTCCTTGCCCGTAGGCCCCAGCCGGCGGTGGAGGCGGGCGGCCCTGCGCAGGCGGCGGGCCGGGATCTTGCCCGCGGGCTCCTCCCGCTGCCACAGGACGTGCAGGTAGCCGAGGGGTCCGGCCGGCCCCAGTGGCGGCAGCGCGATGCGCGGCTCTGGCTCCGGCTCCGATTCTGGCTCTGGCTCCGGTCCCGGTGCCGGTTccggccccgcgccgggagCCCCCTCAGCCCCGCCGCCAGCCTCCATCCCGTCACGGCCCGGGCCGGGGAGAGGGGCGGGGCCCCGCTACAGCAACAGGGCGGCCCGCTCCTCTCGACCAATGGGAAGCGACACCAGCCGTGCATGCAGCCAATGGGGAGGGAGCGGGTGGGAGAGAGGCGGGGCGGGCAGCGGAGGCTGTGACCAGGGGAGCCTGACGGGCAGTCGTTTTCTCCAATCAGACAGAGAACAGGGCCATGGCCCGGCCCAGGAGCGCTCCGCAGGGTGAAGACAGGCAGTTGTTTTAGCCAATAGAAGGGCTCAACCGCCCAGGTGCCCGCCCCACCCCCGTGCCCGCGCCGCGCCGGGCCCGCGTTTCCGCCCGGAGGCCTTTTCGTGCCGCGCCGCCGCCATGGCCTACCCGGGGGAGGACTACGACAACGAGGTGcgggcgggggtcccgggggcggGGGTCGTGTCCGGGCTGTTCGCGGGGACTCACTGCCGCCTTCTCCCTCCAGGCTGCCTACGACCCCTACGCGTACTCCAACGACTATGATATGCACACGGGTGAGTGTGAGGGCCCCACAGGCGCCCCGGGCCTGCGTGCGCCTGGCTGGGTCTGTgggcccgggccgggccgtgcggCCGCTGCCTCACTGGGTCTCTTTCTCCGCAGGAGACCCGAAGCAAGACCTGGCCTACGAGCGCCAGTACGAACAGCAGACCTACCAGGTGATCCCCGAAGTGATCAAAAACTTCATTCAGTATTTTCACAAGACGGTGTCAGATCTCATTGACCAGAAGGTGTACGAGCTCCAGGCCAGCCGGGTTTCTAGTGATGTTATTGACCAGAAGGTGTACGAGATCCAGGACATTTATGAGAACAGGTACAATACTGTCCTTCCAGCTGATGGAAATCATTGTTTAAACTGTGATGCCCTTAAAGGCTGACTGCTACCTGTGCTGTTCCAAACTTGGGTTTTCTCTAAAACAGGTTTGgttctggggaaaaaaccctctagATATTTCCAGCCCATCAGACTAACATAACTATAGATGAGTTGTGACCTGTCTGAAGGAAAGTGTCAGCCCTGGCCTAACAGGAACAGAGACTGCAAAAAGGGATCTCAGTCGGGCTAGTCAGGCAGTTTGCAGAAAGCTGTGAGGTGTAACTTTTGTGTCTCTTCCCAATAGCTACTTCCACTCCTGCTTGTAGCCATGTCAGCTTGCCATAAAGGGAACGTGGAAGCGACATACACATCACACACGTTTCATGCCTGGGGGATAAATTGAAGTTTAACTGCTTAGTTTGCAACTCTCATTCTGTGCTTCAGCATCAGATTTACTAATAGGGGTTGGTGGTGCTGCTCAGCTTTCACCAAGTCCAAGGTCTCTGTGTTGTCATCTCTGACTCCAGCACTGTCATACTGAGTGAGAAGTGGGTTCTCATACCACGTGTGTGTCTGTCTTTCAGCTGGACAAAACTGACAGAAAGGTTTTTTAAGAACACCCCATGGCCAGAGGCTGAGGCCATTGCTCCTCAGGTTGGAAATGGTGAGTGTCCTACCTTCTCTTTGGTTGTCAGAGAGAGAAGGAACTGAATCCCTTCTGATCCCGAGTTAGCAGGTGCACAGCGTTGCTGCTGCTTGAGTCAGTCGCCTCTGTTCACTCTGGCAACTCCTTCAGCAGATGCCTGGCAAGAAGTCAAACTTGAGCAAAGTGGTTTTTTGTGCCTCCCTTTATTGTTGTGGCAGGAGGCTGATAGGCCTTGTGGCTTGCTGATGTCCCCTTCTGTCATCTTTTCCAGATGCTGTTTTCCTGATCCTATACAAGGAGCTGTACTACAGGCACATCTACGCCAAAGTCAGCGTGAGTGTTGGCCCCGTGTCTTCTTGTGGGTTGTGTGCTGGCTTCACTGTGCCAGCAAACTTGACAAATCTTGCTGCCACTACTGTATCAGTGGTCTCCTAACCTTTACAAGACAGGATTGGATGGGTTCATGAGCTGTGAGTCATGTTGGTTTTAGGGAAGCTGAAAGTTCTTGCCTTTTGTTAGTTTAGTAAGGATTCACTGAttgctgaaaagcaagaaagacTTGATTGTCTGTCTGAGGCTCATTAGCTGTCTCTTCAAGCTTGGTGGTGATGAGTGTGCAGGTTTCCCTGGTAACTCAAATGAATCAGGAGACTGGATCTGGGTTTTCAGGAGGCTGTTTGTTGCTAACATCAAATGTAATGGTTAGTGAGTTAGGGAAGAAGGGGGTGTTGGAAGGGAACtgagttttcctttttattgcttttgtgtgtttctttatGGCTCTTCAAATTAGGAGGTGGGTGAGAAGGGGTGTCATAAAAGAAAGGTGCATTATTTGTGATTAAAAACCTCTCATGGGATCAGAGTACCATGTGGAAAGGGAAGCATGGATACCATAAAGGATGCAGGAGAAGGAAGTGAAAGGAATAATGCtctgtgaaacaaaacaaaccttgcttttttttttttaagctgctttGAAATCAGTGAGAAAATCTTAGTCCTTGgttattaaaggaaaaagtcTGAAGAGATGTGTGATTAAGAGCTAAATAAGTAATAACTGCAGTTTTACTGTGGACCAG from Corvus hawaiiensis isolate bCorHaw1 chromosome 4, bCorHaw1.pri.cur, whole genome shotgun sequence harbors:
- the ANKRD54 gene encoding ankyrin repeat domain-containing protein 54 isoform X1, with product MEAGGGAEGAPGAGPEPAPGPEPEPESEPEPEPRIALPPLGPAGPLGYLHVLWQREEPAGKIPARRLRRAARLHRRLGPTGKEAHALKRLREAANSNDLDTVQQLLEDGTDPCAADDKGRTALHFASCNGNDHIVQLLLDHGADPNQRDGLGNTPLHLAACTNHVPVITTLLRGGARVDALDRAGRTPLHLAKSKLNILQEGLSHSLEAVRLEVKQIIQMLREYLDHLGRHEQKEQLDDLCSRLQMTSTKEQVDEVTDLLASFTSLSLQMQKMENR